One Epidermidibacterium keratini DNA segment encodes these proteins:
- the truA gene encoding tRNA pseudouridine(38-40) synthase TruA has product MTSSNSAREPAHRTAGGGLSAYSAPLDPVRVRLEIAYDGTDFSGWAMQPDRRTVCGELTDALAMILRTPVRLTVAGRTDAGVHATGQVAHVDLERAVWEQHRERLVRRLAGVLDPDVRVLAVSEAPADFDARFSGLSRSYEYRISDQPWGVDPLRRRDVIAWPRPLDTARMQAAADDLLGLHDFAAYCRRRPDASTIRTLLRCDWGRGADGLVVGSVTADAFCHSMVRSLVGGLLAVGDGSAPVDLPRELLRESERSSRITVAPAKGLTLVGVDYPPDEQLAARNEITRGRRDLEHRDGPASGADSSATPS; this is encoded by the coding sequence ATGACAAGTAGCAACTCCGCTCGAGAGCCCGCCCACCGCACTGCCGGGGGCGGGCTCTCGGCGTACTCGGCGCCGCTCGATCCGGTGCGGGTGCGGCTGGAGATTGCCTACGACGGCACGGATTTTTCCGGTTGGGCGATGCAGCCTGATCGGCGTACCGTCTGCGGCGAGCTGACCGACGCGCTGGCGATGATTCTGCGGACGCCGGTGCGCCTGACCGTCGCCGGGCGCACCGATGCCGGGGTGCATGCGACCGGCCAGGTGGCGCACGTTGACCTCGAACGTGCCGTCTGGGAGCAGCACCGCGAGAGGCTCGTGCGGCGGCTGGCCGGCGTACTCGATCCCGACGTGCGGGTGCTGGCCGTCAGTGAGGCGCCGGCGGATTTCGATGCTCGGTTTTCCGGGCTCTCGCGCAGCTACGAGTACCGCATCAGCGACCAGCCGTGGGGCGTAGATCCGTTGCGCCGCCGCGATGTCATCGCCTGGCCGCGCCCGCTTGATACCGCTCGGATGCAGGCTGCTGCTGATGATCTGTTGGGGCTGCACGACTTTGCGGCGTACTGCCGCAGGCGCCCTGATGCCTCGACGATCCGCACGCTGTTGCGCTGTGACTGGGGGCGCGGCGCTGACGGGCTCGTTGTCGGGTCGGTGACCGCCGACGCGTTTTGCCACTCGATGGTGCGCTCGCTCGTGGGTGGGCTGCTCGCGGTCGGAGACGGCAGCGCGCCGGTCGACCTACCGCGAGAACTGCTGCGCGAGAGCGAACGTTCCAGCCGGATTACGGTTGCGCCCGCGAAGGGCCTGACGCTGGTCGGTGTCGATTACCCTCCGGATGAGCAGCTTGCCGCCCGCAATGAGATCACGCGAGGACGGCGCGATCTCGAGCACCGTGACGGCCCTGCGTCCGGAGCCGATTCGAGCGCGACGCCGTCCTAG
- a CDS encoding flagellar basal body-associated FliL family protein: MTYPQNPNDPYGQQPGQPYGQPYGQQPSSPYDQSYDQQYGQPPQQPYGQPYDQQSYGQPYEQQYGYGPAGPSGAPPKKSKAPIFIALGVVLLLAVGVTLFFVLRDNDNEADGGGGGTSTSSAPPPPTSSDAENLAADFFQAVDDKDTATLDGMTRGEVVDDLSGIEDSGDINFDFASGEAANAETASVEEGTLAVVDWQLTDSGETASLYVLMLSETSEYPEFKVCAVESNDDSYSMSDFEQEYDFRCEINAGSDGGGSEPSASKND, encoded by the coding sequence ATGACCTACCCCCAGAATCCCAACGATCCTTACGGCCAGCAGCCGGGCCAGCCCTACGGGCAGCCTTATGGTCAGCAGCCGAGTTCGCCGTACGACCAGTCTTATGACCAGCAGTATGGGCAACCGCCTCAGCAGCCCTACGGCCAGCCATACGACCAGCAGTCCTACGGCCAGCCATACGAGCAGCAGTACGGGTATGGACCGGCGGGCCCGAGCGGGGCGCCGCCGAAGAAGTCCAAAGCGCCCATCTTCATCGCGCTGGGCGTCGTACTCCTGCTGGCGGTCGGCGTCACGCTCTTTTTCGTGCTGCGCGACAACGACAACGAGGCCGACGGAGGCGGGGGAGGGACCAGCACGAGCAGCGCCCCGCCACCGCCGACGTCGTCGGATGCCGAGAATCTCGCCGCTGACTTCTTCCAGGCGGTCGACGACAAGGACACGGCCACGCTGGACGGGATGACGCGCGGCGAGGTAGTCGATGACCTGTCCGGAATCGAGGACAGCGGAGACATCAACTTCGACTTCGCATCAGGGGAGGCAGCCAACGCCGAGACCGCCTCGGTCGAGGAGGGCACTCTCGCCGTCGTCGACTGGCAGCTCACCGACAGCGGCGAGACCGCGTCGCTGTACGTGCTGATGCTGTCTGAGACGAGTGAGTACCCAGAATTCAAGGTGTGCGCTGTCGAGTCCAATGACGATTCCTACAGCATGAGCGACTTCGAGCAGGAATACGACTTCCGTTGCGAGATCAACGCGGGCTCGGATGGCGGCGGCAGCGAGCCCTCGGCCTCCAAGAACGACTAA
- the deoD gene encoding purine-nucleoside phosphorylase — protein MSIHIGAEPGQIAPYVLIPGDPLRAKWIAENFLEGAKLYSDVRGMLGYTGTYQGIEISAQGSGMGLPSFSIYCTELFKDYDVQSVIRVGSCGALQEDIKVRDVILAQGACTDSAMNRLRFEGIDFAPISDFELLRSAYDVGEAAGKPMHVGNIFSSDSFYNDRAELVSRAAEYGVLAVEMEAAALYTLAAKYDRKGLAICTVSDHIITGEETTSQERQESFGDMVEMALETIVSVHGV, from the coding sequence ATGAGCATTCATATCGGTGCAGAACCCGGCCAGATCGCGCCCTACGTCCTGATTCCCGGCGACCCGCTTCGCGCGAAGTGGATCGCCGAGAACTTCCTCGAGGGCGCCAAGCTCTACTCCGACGTGCGCGGCATGCTCGGCTACACCGGCACCTACCAGGGCATCGAGATCTCCGCGCAGGGCTCAGGCATGGGGCTGCCGTCGTTCTCGATCTACTGCACCGAGCTCTTCAAGGACTACGACGTGCAAAGCGTCATCCGCGTCGGCTCGTGTGGCGCGCTGCAGGAGGACATCAAGGTCCGTGACGTGATCCTCGCCCAGGGTGCCTGCACCGACTCGGCGATGAACCGGCTGCGTTTCGAAGGCATCGACTTCGCGCCGATCTCCGACTTCGAGCTGCTGCGTTCGGCGTACGACGTGGGCGAAGCCGCGGGCAAGCCGATGCACGTCGGCAACATCTTCTCCTCCGACTCCTTCTACAACGATCGCGCCGAGCTGGTCTCGCGCGCCGCGGAGTACGGCGTACTCGCGGTCGAGATGGAAGCCGCCGCGCTCTACACGCTGGCCGCGAAGTATGACCGCAAGGGCCTGGCCATCTGTACCGTCTCTGACCACATCATCACCGGTGAGGAGACCACCTCGCAGGAGCGCCAGGAGTCCTTCGGCGACATGGTCGAGATGGCGCTCGAGACGATCGTGTCAGTGCACGGCGTCTAA
- a CDS encoding acyl-CoA carboxylase subunit beta produces MSTRQSDHAQSDWSDEVEQIAERRRQVQHMGGEAKLARQRDAGRLNVRERIGALGDPDSFDEIGGISGFSEYEADGKLKALRSSNFVLGTVRIEGRKVVVAGDDFTVRGGAADAGIRGKQIHAEMLANSLQLPIVRLIEGTGGGGSVRTLEVDGATYVPANPGWDYVVDNLSVVPVVAYGGGPVAGLGAGRTAMSHLAIFVKGLAQLFVAGPPVVAHATGEQLSKDELGGPQVHGRNGAIERWVGSEQEAFDEIRRFLSYLPSSVFGTPPVADNDDPTDRRDEALLSLIPHNRRKVYRVQTLLDGVFDSGSVFQYAEYGGSVWTGLARLDGHPVGVIATDPYKGAAVTETGAQAMTRLIDLCTTFHLPLVSLTDQAGLAIGLAAERTGAIRDGARAITAAYQATVPVAEVIVRRVFGVGGAGQVNRHGHYRQWAWPSGDWGSLPVEGGIEAAYRADLEAADDPDALLAEIHERLEAIRTPLRTAERFGVDDVIDPRETRARLCDWVRDAYQVVPQLVGRPSFGARP; encoded by the coding sequence ATGAGCACGCGGCAAAGCGACCACGCGCAGTCGGACTGGTCCGATGAGGTTGAGCAGATCGCCGAGCGCCGGCGACAGGTCCAGCACATGGGCGGCGAGGCCAAACTCGCCCGCCAGCGCGATGCCGGCCGGCTCAACGTGCGCGAACGGATCGGGGCCCTTGGTGATCCCGATTCGTTTGACGAGATCGGCGGTATATCCGGATTCTCGGAGTACGAAGCCGACGGCAAGCTCAAAGCGCTCCGCTCCAGCAACTTCGTGCTCGGGACGGTCCGCATCGAGGGTCGCAAGGTCGTCGTCGCCGGCGACGACTTCACGGTCCGCGGTGGTGCGGCGGACGCGGGCATCCGCGGGAAGCAGATCCACGCGGAGATGCTTGCCAACTCCCTGCAGCTGCCGATCGTGCGGCTCATCGAGGGCACCGGCGGCGGCGGATCGGTGCGCACCCTGGAGGTCGACGGAGCAACCTACGTCCCGGCAAACCCGGGCTGGGACTACGTCGTCGACAACCTGTCCGTCGTACCCGTTGTCGCGTACGGCGGCGGCCCGGTAGCCGGCCTCGGCGCTGGACGTACGGCGATGTCGCATCTCGCGATCTTCGTCAAGGGTCTCGCGCAGCTGTTCGTTGCAGGACCGCCGGTCGTGGCCCATGCGACCGGTGAGCAGCTCAGCAAGGACGAGCTCGGCGGACCACAGGTGCACGGACGCAACGGCGCCATCGAACGATGGGTTGGCTCCGAGCAGGAGGCGTTCGACGAGATCCGAAGATTCCTGTCCTACCTGCCTTCTTCGGTGTTCGGCACTCCTCCCGTCGCCGACAACGACGACCCGACAGACCGGCGCGACGAGGCGCTGCTGAGTCTCATCCCGCACAACCGCCGCAAGGTCTACCGCGTGCAGACCCTGCTCGATGGCGTCTTCGACAGCGGGTCGGTGTTTCAGTACGCGGAGTACGGCGGCTCGGTGTGGACCGGTCTCGCGCGACTGGACGGCCACCCCGTCGGCGTCATCGCGACCGACCCGTACAAAGGTGCGGCGGTGACTGAGACCGGCGCGCAGGCGATGACCCGGTTGATCGACTTGTGCACAACTTTCCATCTACCGCTGGTATCGCTGACCGACCAGGCAGGACTTGCGATCGGTCTCGCCGCGGAGCGCACGGGAGCGATTCGCGACGGTGCCCGTGCGATCACCGCGGCCTACCAGGCAACCGTCCCGGTCGCAGAGGTCATCGTGCGCCGGGTTTTCGGAGTGGGCGGCGCCGGCCAGGTTAACCGGCACGGTCACTACCGCCAGTGGGCCTGGCCCTCAGGCGACTGGGGCTCCCTGCCGGTCGAAGGCGGGATCGAGGCGGCGTATCGCGCCGACCTGGAGGCTGCCGATGACCCAGACGCGCTGCTTGCCGAGATCCACGAACGACTCGAAGCGATCCGAACGCCGTTGCGGACGGCCGAACGGTTCGGCGTTGACGACGTCATCGACCCGCGCGAGACGCGGGCGCGGCTATGCGACTGGGTGCGAGATGCCTATCAGGTCGTCCCGCAGCTGGTCGGGCGCCCGTCCTTCGGCGCCCGACCCTAG
- a CDS encoding carboxyl transferase domain-containing protein produces the protein MPTPGVLLIANRGEIALRVARTARLMGLRTVAVYSQDDADALHVQRCDEAILLPGVGAAAYLDAAELIRAAQQAGADLLHPGYGFLSESAELARQCAEAGITFVGPDPDALERLGDKGAARALAAELGVATVPGTAAGSSLDDVVEFVDGLRFDGDGPYAGAIIKAAHGGGGRGMRIVRDRDSAAQAYESAQSEAKAAFGRDEVYVEALLRDPRHVEVQVIGDGTGAVSHLYDRDCSMQRRHQKLIEIAPASAVSPRVRREIADAAVRMLSSLSYRGLATVEFLVAGDAWFFMEVNPRIQVEHTVTEEVLGRDLVRDQIDVCTGRRLQEIGLEQPQIPEPAGHAVQIRINSEKMGRGGQPLPQAGTVTDLSFPTGRGVRVDTAAYPGYAINPRFDSMLAKVIVHDAVADLPGVLRLADDVLAHTVIGGVPTNIAYQRAILASDGMGDAASTQYVDRHAKDLAAAATTLEPAAGSDSSGSSALAAQPAALDVPDGAEPLAAPMSGVITAVEVAVGDQVFAGQTLVLIESMKMQHVVAAPSGGQIVSITVQEGTVVDAGTPVGYLDSSVAVDDDQGAVSELDLDRIRADLANVQARKRLLLDEARPAAVQKRHRTGNQTARENVDLLCDTDTFVEYGGMAVAAQRKRRTLDDLIHNTPADGMITGVGHINGRRFSADRTKCAVLAYDYTVLAGTQGYFNHHKTDRLLEVAAKNELPVVFFAEGGGGRPGDLDPPKAGGLVTHTWTALGKLSGKVPVIGVVSGPSFAGNAAILGCCDVIIATQDSNIGMAGPAMIEGGGLGVFAPTEIGPIDVQTANGVVDIAVRDEAEAVEAAKRYLSYFQGDLDEWQQHDQRELRHVVPENRKRAYDVRRAVELVADVDSVLELRPQFGTTVITALARTEGRAVGIMASNPAVLGGAIDSDGSDKAARFMQLCNVFGLPIVSLCDTPGFMVGPESEKSAAVRHFSRMFLAGANIDVPIAAVVLRKAYGLGAMAMVGGSLHAPRMTVSWPTGEFGGMGLEGYVRLGFRKELEAIEDPAKREERYEELLAGMYERGGAINVAMHLEVDDVIDPIDTRKVLISAMSEVPKSKWVNATHTSYLDAW, from the coding sequence ATGCCTACACCTGGTGTCCTGCTCATTGCCAACCGAGGCGAGATCGCGCTGCGCGTCGCGAGGACGGCTCGGCTCATGGGGCTGCGCACCGTCGCGGTCTACTCGCAGGACGACGCCGACGCGCTGCACGTCCAGCGCTGCGACGAGGCGATCCTGCTTCCCGGGGTCGGTGCGGCGGCGTACCTGGACGCCGCCGAGCTCATCAGGGCCGCGCAGCAGGCAGGTGCCGACCTGCTGCACCCCGGTTACGGATTCTTGTCCGAGAGCGCCGAGCTCGCCCGGCAATGCGCCGAGGCAGGGATCACCTTCGTCGGCCCGGATCCCGACGCACTCGAGCGTCTCGGCGACAAGGGTGCCGCGCGGGCGCTCGCTGCCGAGCTCGGTGTCGCGACCGTCCCGGGCACTGCGGCTGGGTCGAGCCTCGATGACGTCGTGGAGTTCGTCGACGGCCTACGTTTCGACGGCGACGGACCCTACGCCGGGGCGATCATCAAGGCTGCTCACGGTGGTGGCGGACGGGGCATGCGCATCGTGCGTGACCGCGACTCGGCCGCGCAGGCCTACGAGTCGGCACAGAGCGAGGCAAAGGCAGCGTTCGGCCGCGACGAGGTGTACGTCGAGGCATTGCTGCGCGACCCGCGGCACGTCGAAGTCCAGGTCATCGGCGACGGCACGGGCGCCGTCAGCCATCTCTATGACCGGGACTGCTCGATGCAGCGCCGACACCAGAAGCTGATCGAGATCGCACCAGCCTCTGCCGTCTCGCCGCGGGTACGGCGCGAGATCGCCGATGCCGCAGTGCGGATGCTCTCGTCGCTGTCGTATCGCGGACTGGCGACAGTCGAGTTCCTCGTGGCCGGCGACGCCTGGTTCTTCATGGAGGTCAACCCGCGCATCCAGGTGGAGCACACCGTTACCGAGGAAGTCCTCGGCCGCGACCTGGTGCGCGACCAGATCGACGTGTGCACCGGTCGCCGGCTTCAGGAGATCGGACTTGAGCAGCCTCAGATCCCCGAGCCGGCAGGGCATGCGGTGCAGATCCGGATCAACTCCGAGAAGATGGGTCGTGGGGGACAGCCGCTGCCACAGGCCGGGACCGTCACCGATCTGAGCTTCCCCACAGGCCGCGGCGTGCGCGTCGACACCGCGGCGTACCCCGGCTACGCGATCAACCCGCGGTTCGACTCGATGTTGGCGAAGGTGATCGTCCACGATGCCGTCGCCGACCTACCTGGCGTGCTCCGCCTCGCCGACGACGTACTCGCTCACACGGTGATCGGCGGCGTACCGACAAACATCGCCTATCAGCGGGCGATCCTTGCCTCGGATGGCATGGGCGACGCGGCCAGCACGCAGTACGTCGACCGGCACGCCAAAGATCTCGCGGCGGCCGCGACAACTCTCGAACCCGCGGCCGGATCCGACTCGTCGGGCTCGAGCGCGCTCGCTGCACAGCCTGCGGCGCTTGACGTTCCCGATGGCGCCGAGCCGTTAGCGGCGCCGATGAGCGGTGTCATCACGGCCGTTGAGGTCGCGGTCGGTGACCAGGTTTTCGCCGGCCAGACGTTGGTGCTGATCGAGTCGATGAAGATGCAGCATGTCGTCGCAGCTCCATCGGGTGGACAGATCGTGTCGATCACGGTGCAGGAGGGCACAGTCGTCGACGCGGGAACTCCCGTGGGATATCTGGATTCTTCGGTCGCTGTCGATGACGACCAAGGCGCAGTGAGCGAGCTCGACCTCGATCGGATCCGCGCAGACCTCGCTAACGTGCAGGCCCGCAAGCGGCTGCTGCTCGACGAAGCGCGACCAGCGGCGGTCCAAAAGCGGCATCGCACCGGTAACCAGACAGCGCGCGAGAATGTCGACTTGCTGTGTGACACCGACACTTTCGTCGAGTACGGCGGCATGGCGGTCGCGGCTCAGCGCAAGCGTCGCACCCTCGACGACCTCATCCACAACACGCCCGCCGACGGGATGATCACTGGGGTAGGCCACATCAACGGCCGGCGGTTCAGCGCCGACCGCACGAAATGCGCCGTACTCGCCTATGACTACACCGTGTTGGCTGGTACGCAGGGCTACTTCAACCACCACAAGACCGACCGGCTGCTTGAGGTCGCCGCTAAGAACGAGCTTCCCGTCGTCTTCTTCGCCGAGGGCGGGGGCGGCCGCCCGGGCGATCTTGACCCGCCGAAAGCCGGCGGTCTCGTCACGCATACCTGGACCGCGCTCGGCAAGCTCAGCGGCAAGGTGCCGGTTATCGGGGTCGTCTCTGGGCCGAGTTTCGCTGGCAACGCTGCGATCTTGGGCTGCTGCGACGTCATCATCGCCACGCAGGACTCCAACATCGGCATGGCCGGGCCCGCGATGATCGAGGGCGGCGGCCTCGGGGTTTTCGCCCCGACCGAGATCGGACCGATCGACGTGCAGACCGCCAACGGCGTCGTCGACATCGCGGTGCGCGACGAAGCTGAGGCCGTCGAGGCAGCGAAACGCTACTTGTCCTACTTCCAGGGCGATCTCGACGAGTGGCAGCAGCACGACCAACGCGAGCTGCGGCACGTCGTACCGGAGAACCGCAAGCGGGCCTACGACGTACGCCGCGCCGTCGAGCTGGTCGCGGACGTCGATTCGGTGCTTGAGCTACGGCCGCAGTTTGGTACGACGGTGATCACCGCCCTCGCTCGGACCGAGGGTCGAGCCGTGGGCATCATGGCCAGCAACCCCGCCGTACTCGGCGGTGCGATCGACTCAGACGGCTCGGACAAGGCCGCGCGGTTTATGCAGCTATGCAACGTCTTCGGGCTGCCCATCGTGTCTCTTTGCGATACGCCGGGCTTCATGGTCGGGCCAGAGTCGGAGAAAAGCGCTGCGGTGCGGCACTTCTCGCGGATGTTTCTGGCGGGAGCGAATATCGACGTGCCGATCGCTGCCGTCGTACTGCGCAAGGCGTACGGGCTGGGTGCCATGGCAATGGTCGGTGGGTCGTTGCATGCCCCGCGGATGACGGTCTCGTGGCCGACGGGCGAGTTCGGCGGCATGGGTCTGGAGGGCTATGTGCGCCTCGGCTTCCGCAAGGAGCTCGAGGCGATCGAAGATCCGGCCAAGCGCGAGGAGCGCTACGAGGAGCTGCTGGCAGGCATGTACGAGCGCGGTGGCGCGATCAACGTCGCCATGCATCTCGAGGTCGACGACGTCATCGATCCCATAGATACCAGGAAAGTTTTGATCAGCGCGATGAGCGAGGTCCCGAAGTCGAAGTGGGTCAACGCCACTCACACGTCGTACCTCGACGCCTGGTGA
- a CDS encoding SDR family oxidoreductase, whose translation MSNVHVTGAARGIGKAIADRLAADGHRVAVSDLPSMAEELEATRSALPSVDAGEHIALTGDVSDQESVAALVRDTAAQLGSLDVMVANAGIAQTKALLEVSPDEYDKVHAVNGRGVFLCYTEAARQMIEQGNGGKIIGAASIAAHKGFALLGVYCSSKFAVRALTQAAAQEWAEHGITVNAYCPGIVDTAMWEQIDSDLGEINQVGKGESMQAMAAGISLGRVSTGADVAGLVSYLAGPDSNYMTGQSVLVDGGMLFV comes from the coding sequence ATGAGCAACGTGCACGTCACCGGAGCAGCGCGAGGGATCGGCAAGGCGATCGCCGATCGACTAGCTGCTGACGGTCATCGGGTCGCCGTGTCGGACCTGCCGTCGATGGCCGAGGAGCTTGAGGCAACCCGGTCCGCGCTCCCCTCGGTGGACGCGGGCGAGCACATCGCGCTCACCGGTGACGTGTCCGACCAGGAATCGGTCGCCGCGCTCGTGCGTGACACCGCGGCTCAGCTTGGCTCCCTCGACGTGATGGTCGCCAACGCCGGGATCGCGCAGACCAAGGCCTTGCTGGAGGTCTCACCCGACGAGTACGACAAGGTGCACGCGGTCAACGGACGCGGTGTCTTCCTCTGCTACACCGAGGCGGCGCGTCAGATGATCGAGCAGGGCAACGGCGGCAAGATCATCGGCGCGGCCTCGATTGCGGCACATAAGGGATTTGCACTGCTCGGTGTCTACTGCTCGTCGAAGTTCGCCGTCCGGGCCCTGACCCAGGCCGCGGCACAGGAGTGGGCCGAGCACGGCATCACCGTTAACGCCTACTGTCCGGGCATTGTCGACACCGCGATGTGGGAGCAGATCGACAGCGACCTCGGCGAGATCAACCAGGTCGGCAAAGGCGAGTCGATGCAGGCCATGGCCGCCGGCATCTCGCTCGGTCGTGTCTCGACCGGCGCCGACGTCGCGGGGCTGGTGTCCTATCTTGCGGGCCCGGACTCGAATTACATGACTGGCCAGTCGGTGCTCGTCGACGGCGGCATGCTCTTCGTCTGA
- a CDS encoding DUF6457 domain-containing protein: MSNEGLHREMSDWLGKVSATLGIDNDLNPDAMGDVLEVAALTAHNVLRPAAPVTTYLVGLAIARDPSLTVAEALQRIQGLVGED, from the coding sequence ATGAGCAACGAAGGCCTGCACCGTGAGATGTCTGACTGGCTAGGCAAAGTCAGCGCGACGTTGGGAATCGACAACGACCTGAATCCGGACGCGATGGGCGACGTACTTGAGGTCGCCGCTCTCACCGCACACAACGTGCTCCGGCCGGCGGCGCCGGTCACGACCTACCTTGTCGGGCTAGCGATCGCGCGCGACCCTTCGCTCACGGTCGCCGAGGCGTTGCAGCGAATCCAAGGGCTGGTCGGCGAAGACTGA
- the mobA gene encoding molybdenum cofactor guanylyltransferase: MTTGAIVLTGGRARRLSGAAKAQLEIDGRSLLQRILDAIGSSPVVVVGPADDTVGVTFVREDPPYAGPLAAIATGVETLADDVTQVLVLAADMPFLDGPTLHRLGAGLDSAPAAVLVSGGRRHWLTAAWDRSALTAALAALPALADAPVRLIYDGICVAEVAADERTAFDIDTPEDLQRAKEWT, encoded by the coding sequence ATGACGACGGGAGCCATCGTGCTCACCGGCGGGCGCGCTCGCCGGCTGAGCGGTGCAGCCAAGGCGCAGCTCGAGATCGACGGACGTTCGCTGCTGCAGCGCATACTCGACGCCATCGGATCGTCGCCGGTTGTCGTGGTCGGTCCGGCCGACGACACCGTGGGCGTGACCTTCGTGCGCGAAGATCCGCCGTACGCCGGGCCTTTGGCGGCGATCGCGACCGGAGTCGAGACGCTTGCCGACGACGTGACGCAGGTGCTGGTGTTGGCTGCCGACATGCCGTTCTTGGACGGGCCGACTCTGCATCGCCTGGGAGCGGGGCTCGACTCTGCACCGGCTGCGGTTCTCGTCTCCGGTGGTCGTCGGCACTGGCTCACAGCAGCCTGGGACCGGTCGGCTCTGACGGCTGCGTTGGCTGCGCTGCCCGCGCTTGCGGACGCTCCGGTCCGCCTGATCTATGACGGCATCTGCGTTGCTGAAGTCGCGGCCGACGAGCGGACTGCATTCGATATTGACACCCCAGAAGACCTGCAACGAGCGAAGGAGTGGACATGA
- a CDS encoding MogA/MoaB family molybdenum cofactor biosynthesis protein → MSDLPADATALVVTASNRASAGVYDDSSGEFAEEALRELGFGVRRVVLPDDEAQLADALRAGVAEGRDLILTTGGTGLTPTDRTPEATRTVIERDAPGIADAVRRAGSDKVPTAVLSRGIAGVAGRSLIVNLPGSRGGVKDGLAVLRPLVGHIVSQLRGGDHPRG, encoded by the coding sequence ATGAGCGATCTGCCGGCCGACGCCACGGCCCTCGTCGTCACTGCGTCCAACCGCGCCTCGGCCGGGGTGTACGACGACTCCAGCGGCGAGTTTGCCGAAGAAGCCCTGCGAGAGCTGGGATTCGGCGTACGCCGCGTCGTGCTTCCCGACGATGAGGCGCAGCTCGCGGACGCGCTGCGTGCCGGTGTGGCCGAGGGACGCGACCTCATCCTGACGACCGGCGGTACCGGGCTGACGCCGACGGACCGTACACCGGAGGCCACCCGCACGGTCATCGAGCGCGATGCTCCCGGGATAGCCGACGCTGTCCGTCGGGCGGGCTCGGACAAGGTGCCGACCGCGGTGCTGTCACGTGGGATCGCCGGCGTCGCAGGGCGGTCGCTGATCGTGAACCTGCCGGGCTCGCGTGGCGGGGTGAAGGACGGCCTTGCGGTGCTGAGACCGCTGGTCGGTCACATCGTGAGCCAGCTGCGCGGCGGGGATCACCCGCGCGGATGA
- the moaC gene encoding cyclic pyranopterin monophosphate synthase MoaC has product MSELTHVDSTGAARMVDVTGKDMTPRQATATAKLRTTPEVVTLLRGEGMPKGDALAVARIAGIAAAKRTPDLIPLCHPIAIHGVQVELAVVDDGVHITTTVRTADRTGIEMEALTSAAVAGLNLIDMVKAVDPAASITDVQLEQKLGGKSGEWNRARG; this is encoded by the coding sequence ATGAGCGAGTTGACCCACGTCGATAGCACCGGCGCAGCGCGGATGGTCGACGTGACCGGCAAAGACATGACGCCGCGGCAGGCCACCGCCACCGCAAAGTTGCGTACGACGCCCGAGGTGGTCACCTTGCTGCGCGGGGAGGGGATGCCGAAGGGCGATGCCCTGGCCGTTGCCCGCATCGCCGGGATCGCCGCCGCCAAGCGCACTCCGGACCTCATCCCCCTCTGCCATCCGATAGCGATCCATGGCGTGCAGGTCGAGCTAGCGGTCGTCGACGACGGCGTACACATCACCACGACCGTGCGCACCGCTGATCGCACGGGCATCGAGATGGAAGCGCTCACCAGCGCCGCGGTCGCCGGGCTCAACCTCATCGACATGGTCAAGGCGGTCGATCCCGCAGCCTCGATCACCGACGTGCAGCTTGAGCAGAAGCTCGGCGGGAAGTCCGGCGAGTGGAACAGGGCGAGGGGCTGA